One Paenibacillus sp. FSL W8-0186 genomic window carries:
- a CDS encoding anaerobic ribonucleoside triphosphate reductase, whose translation MAMMNPVYTSRQDMLDEVITLGEEIVASSNLEVLRENANLNGESFSGKMSKFGSEYAKWYANHFVMPKPLVQAIQDNIVYVHDLDQYAIGTTNCIFIPFDKLLREGFNTGNGSVRPPNSIMTAMALVAIIFQSQQNAQYGGVSANKLDHDLAPYVTKSFVKYFRKGLDYFEEGDSAADYGLITMARSDLQAQYPRAFKYAVKETESETLQAAESLIHNLNTMSSRAGGQIPFTSINYGTCTSIEGQLVISSLLAATMRGLGSGETPIFPIQIFKCKQGVNQQPGEPNYELFLKAAECSAKRLYPNFANLDAPLNLMYYDPANPDTEFATMGCRTRVLSDRFGRNHLSGKGNLSFNTLNLVKLGLEHGIALGLRQTADEQGFYRELEHYMDIALDGLLHRFRIQSSQKAKASDFMMREGVWEGGEQLNPEDTVGELLKHGSLSIGFIGLAECMKAMYGKHHGEDADVYKKAYNLIAFMRDYCDRQSERHNLNITLFATPAEGLSGKFTKRDRADYGEIPGVVDREYYTNSFHIPVYYNISAAKKIELEAPFHGLCNAGAISYIELNGSARSNPAAFLRIIQYALSQQVSYFSINHPIDRCSGCGYEGIIGASCPSCNASEQDVHIRRLRRVTGYLTGDFQTRFNAAKQAEVRDRLKHST comes from the coding sequence ATGGCGATGATGAACCCGGTTTATACAAGCCGCCAAGACATGCTGGATGAAGTGATTACATTAGGAGAAGAGATCGTTGCAAGCAGCAATCTTGAGGTGCTGCGGGAGAACGCCAACTTGAACGGCGAAAGCTTCTCTGGCAAAATGAGCAAATTCGGCAGCGAGTACGCGAAATGGTATGCGAACCATTTTGTCATGCCAAAGCCGCTCGTTCAGGCCATTCAGGACAATATCGTCTATGTGCACGATTTGGATCAATACGCGATCGGAACGACGAACTGCATCTTCATTCCGTTCGACAAGCTGCTGCGCGAAGGGTTCAACACCGGCAACGGCAGCGTAAGGCCGCCGAATTCGATCATGACGGCGATGGCGCTTGTGGCGATCATTTTTCAGTCCCAGCAAAATGCGCAATACGGCGGTGTATCCGCCAATAAGCTGGACCACGACCTGGCGCCTTATGTAACCAAATCCTTCGTCAAATATTTCCGCAAAGGATTGGACTACTTTGAAGAAGGAGACAGCGCAGCGGATTACGGTTTGATCACCATGGCTCGCTCTGATCTGCAGGCGCAGTATCCAAGGGCCTTCAAATATGCGGTTAAAGAGACCGAAAGCGAAACGCTGCAGGCCGCCGAGAGCCTCATCCACAATCTCAATACGATGTCGAGCCGGGCGGGCGGACAAATTCCTTTTACGAGCATCAACTACGGCACATGCACGTCGATAGAAGGGCAGCTCGTAATCAGTTCACTGCTGGCCGCAACGATGCGCGGACTTGGCAGCGGCGAGACACCGATTTTCCCGATTCAGATTTTTAAATGCAAGCAGGGCGTGAACCAGCAGCCGGGCGAACCCAATTACGAACTGTTCCTGAAAGCAGCGGAATGCTCGGCCAAACGGCTGTATCCGAATTTCGCCAACCTGGACGCCCCGCTCAATCTGATGTATTACGATCCGGCGAACCCGGATACCGAATTTGCCACGATGGGCTGCCGCACGCGGGTGCTGAGCGACCGCTTCGGCCGCAACCACCTTTCCGGCAAAGGAAACTTGTCCTTCAACACCCTGAACCTGGTCAAGCTGGGCCTGGAGCACGGCATAGCGTTAGGACTGCGGCAGACCGCAGATGAACAAGGCTTCTACCGGGAACTGGAGCATTATATGGATATCGCGCTGGACGGACTGCTGCACCGCTTCCGGATTCAATCGTCCCAGAAAGCCAAGGCTTCCGACTTCATGATGCGCGAAGGTGTCTGGGAGGGCGGCGAGCAACTGAACCCCGAGGATACGGTGGGAGAGCTGCTCAAGCACGGCAGCCTGTCGATCGGCTTCATCGGGCTCGCAGAATGCATGAAAGCCATGTATGGTAAACATCACGGCGAAGATGCCGATGTATATAAGAAGGCCTATAATTTGATCGCCTTCATGCGCGATTATTGCGACCGTCAGAGCGAAAGACACAACCTGAACATTACCCTGTTCGCCACTCCGGCGGAAGGGCTGTCGGGGAAATTCACCAAGCGGGACCGGGCTGACTACGGGGAAATTCCTGGCGTCGTTGACCGGGAGTATTATACGAACTCTTTTCACATACCGGTATACTACAACATTAGCGCAGCTAAAAAAATCGAGCTGGAAGCACCGTTCCACGGACTGTGCAATGCGGGAGCCATCTCCTACATTGAGCTGAACGGCAGCGCCCGCAGCAATCCGGCTGCATTCCTGCGCATCATTCAGTACGCGCTGTCGCAGCAGGTGAGCTATTTCAGCATCAACCATCCGATCGACCGCTGCTCGGGCTGCGGCTACGAAGGAATCATTGGCGCATCCTGCCCATCCTGCAACGCTAGCGAGCAGGACGTCCATATCCGCCGGCTGCGCCGCGTAACCGGATATTTAACCGGGGATTTCCAGACCCGCTTCAACGCTGCCAAACAGGCCGAGGTTCGTGATCGCCTCAAGCATTCGACATGA
- a CDS encoding ribonucleoside-diphosphate reductase subunit alpha: MPSLVTKPNNRQLAFDNDRLGIYADRILEGLHTLSKERLLRGVTAKLRHDVVTGEEISSAFTMSALELVTKDEPDWKFAAARALLTTLYKKAAVNRRYKAYPEEPYGSFYHLITELVKAGIYRQELLDCYTKEQIDELGELIDPTRDLLFDYIGLLTLAERYLATDFDGRTMELPQERYMVIAMYLMHQEPADKRLDYVKEAYWAMSNIYMTAATPTMSNAGKKVAGQLSSCFIDTVDDSLEGIFDSNTDVARLSKMGGGIGVYLGKVRARGSDIRGHKNTSSGVIPWIRQLNNTAVSVDQLGTRKGAIAVYLDVFHKDILAFLDLKLNNGDERMRAHDVFHGVCLPDLFMEAVEARGEWNLFCPHEVKKTMGWKDENGRPLGLEDFYDKEVGSGEFREKYGEAVNHPTLSRITMPAIDIMKRIMKSQLETGTPYMFYRDTVNRANPNRAHGMIYSSNLCTEIMQNQSPTVVEQEELVTKDGQTRIVVSKIPGDFVVCNLNSIHLARAVPAGVLDRLVPIQTRMLDNVIDINNIEVLQAQYTNSQYRAIGLGTFGLHHLLALEGIRWESEEAVKYNDDLYEKINYLLVKSSMELAKEKGRYPKFAGSDWENGNYFTYRNYTDGTREGKFVTTEQWRELAEEVSQNGVRNAWMFAIAPNGSTSIIAGSTASIDPLYELLSYEEKTTYKIANPAPDLSEKTIWYYKTAFLIDQHWSIDMAGARQRHVDQAQSFNLYVRPDIKATEFLDLHLHAWKAGLKSTYYVRSRALTIEECESCAS, encoded by the coding sequence ATGCCTTCACTCGTAACGAAACCCAACAACCGCCAGCTTGCGTTCGACAATGACCGTCTCGGCATTTACGCCGACCGTATTCTGGAGGGATTACATACACTGAGCAAGGAGCGCCTGCTGCGTGGCGTTACCGCTAAGCTGAGACATGACGTCGTTACCGGCGAGGAAATCAGCAGCGCCTTTACGATGTCCGCCCTAGAGCTCGTTACCAAGGACGAGCCGGACTGGAAGTTTGCCGCAGCCCGCGCCCTGCTCACAACCTTATACAAAAAAGCAGCGGTCAACCGCCGTTACAAAGCGTATCCGGAAGAGCCCTACGGTTCGTTCTACCATCTCATTACCGAGCTGGTCAAAGCGGGCATCTACCGCCAAGAATTGCTCGATTGCTATACGAAAGAGCAAATCGATGAGCTGGGCGAGCTGATCGACCCGACCCGCGACCTGCTGTTCGATTATATCGGCCTGCTGACGCTCGCTGAGCGCTACCTGGCGACGGATTTTGACGGACGCACGATGGAACTGCCTCAGGAACGCTACATGGTCATCGCGATGTACCTGATGCACCAAGAGCCAGCGGACAAGCGTCTGGACTATGTAAAAGAAGCTTACTGGGCGATGAGCAACATCTATATGACCGCCGCTACGCCGACGATGTCCAATGCCGGTAAAAAAGTCGCCGGACAGCTGTCCAGCTGCTTCATCGATACGGTGGACGACTCGCTGGAAGGCATTTTCGATTCTAATACGGACGTGGCCCGCCTCAGCAAAATGGGCGGCGGCATCGGCGTCTATCTCGGCAAGGTTCGCGCCCGTGGCTCGGACATTCGCGGCCACAAGAACACCAGCTCCGGCGTAATCCCGTGGATTCGCCAGCTGAACAACACCGCCGTCAGCGTCGACCAGCTCGGCACACGCAAAGGAGCCATCGCGGTATACCTGGACGTGTTCCACAAGGATATCCTTGCTTTCCTTGACCTGAAGCTGAATAACGGCGATGAGCGGATGCGCGCGCATGACGTGTTCCACGGCGTCTGCCTCCCTGACCTTTTCATGGAAGCCGTCGAGGCTCGCGGCGAATGGAACCTGTTCTGCCCGCACGAAGTGAAGAAAACGATGGGCTGGAAAGACGAGAACGGCCGTCCGCTAGGCCTGGAGGATTTCTACGACAAAGAGGTCGGCAGCGGCGAGTTCCGTGAGAAATACGGGGAAGCGGTCAATCATCCGACACTGTCGAGAATTACGATGCCAGCGATCGATATTATGAAACGGATCATGAAATCGCAGCTGGAGACGGGCACCCCGTACATGTTCTATAGAGACACCGTCAACCGCGCCAACCCGAACCGGGCGCACGGCATGATCTACTCTTCTAACCTGTGCACGGAAATCATGCAGAACCAGTCGCCAACCGTTGTAGAACAAGAGGAGCTGGTAACGAAGGACGGACAAACCCGTATCGTCGTTTCCAAAATCCCTGGCGATTTCGTCGTCTGCAACCTGAACTCGATCCACCTTGCCCGCGCTGTACCGGCTGGCGTATTAGATCGGCTCGTTCCGATTCAGACGCGGATGCTCGATAACGTCATCGACATCAACAACATTGAGGTACTGCAAGCTCAATACACGAACAGCCAATACCGGGCGATCGGGCTGGGCACCTTCGGGCTGCATCATTTGCTTGCTCTGGAAGGCATCCGCTGGGAATCCGAGGAAGCCGTTAAATATAACGACGATCTCTACGAAAAAATCAACTATCTGCTGGTCAAATCCAGTATGGAGCTAGCTAAAGAGAAAGGCCGCTATCCGAAGTTCGCCGGCTCCGATTGGGAGAACGGCAACTACTTCACGTACCGGAATTACACCGACGGCACTCGTGAAGGCAAGTTCGTAACAACCGAGCAATGGCGCGAGCTGGCGGAGGAAGTCAGCCAGAACGGCGTGCGCAACGCCTGGATGTTCGCAATTGCGCCGAACGGCTCAACTTCGATCATCGCTGGTTCTACTGCGAGCATCGATCCGCTGTACGAACTGCTCTCCTACGAGGAGAAGACGACGTACAAAATCGCCAACCCGGCGCCGGATCTGTCCGAGAAGACGATCTGGTACTACAAAACGGCTTTCCTGATTGACCAGCACTGGTCGATCGATATGGCCGGAGCACGCCAGCGTCACGTCGACCAAGCGCAAAGCTTCAACCTGTACGTGCGCCCGGACATCAAGGCGACGGAGTTCCTGGATCTGCATCTGCATGCCTGGAAGGCCGGCCTGAAATCGACTTACTATGTTCGCAGCCGCGCGCTGACGATTGAAGAGTGTGAGAGCTGCGCCAGTTAA
- a CDS encoding MurR/RpiR family transcriptional regulator, with product MNLDWNLETLSPGQYKIADYIQKNMQTVLFLTEQEIADNLGLSIASVSRFWRSVGFKNIKDFKNQLREHLEVTPAAKMKNIMDRANAASFPGQFLASSIEHLESTLQHYSQEAFDAAVDALVTARRVYLYAPGPSSGLAQLMHYRLSRFGLSIHRLDRGGSELFEDLLHITGEDVVVLFGFVRLLPEAKVITDHAKQCGYRTILITDRLVSDFSGQCDMTLYASRGEIWEFHSMIAPTFLVENLIVAAGMRNQEQHLRKLEQLNQLRKKYDHELPR from the coding sequence ATGAACTTGGACTGGAATTTAGAAACCTTATCCCCGGGTCAATATAAAATTGCCGACTATATCCAGAAGAATATGCAAACTGTCCTCTTTCTGACCGAACAGGAAATCGCGGACAACTTGGGACTCAGCATCGCCTCCGTATCGAGGTTTTGGCGTTCTGTCGGATTTAAAAATATCAAAGATTTCAAAAACCAGCTTCGCGAGCATCTGGAGGTTACCCCTGCCGCCAAGATGAAGAACATCATGGATAGAGCCAACGCGGCATCCTTTCCCGGACAATTTCTTGCCTCCAGCATCGAACATCTGGAGAGCACGCTGCAGCATTATTCACAGGAAGCATTTGACGCCGCTGTGGATGCGCTTGTCACGGCGCGCAGAGTATATTTGTACGCTCCGGGTCCCTCGTCCGGCCTCGCCCAGCTGATGCATTACCGCCTCAGCCGCTTCGGCCTGTCCATCCATCGCCTTGATCGCGGAGGCAGCGAGCTGTTCGAGGATCTGCTTCATATAACAGGCGAAGACGTCGTTGTTCTCTTCGGCTTCGTCCGTCTGCTGCCGGAAGCCAAGGTGATCACAGATCATGCCAAGCAATGCGGCTACCGCACGATACTCATTACCGATCGCCTTGTCTCCGACTTCTCGGGCCAATGCGACATGACCCTGTATGCCAGCCGGGGCGAGATTTGGGAATTCCATTCGATGATCGCCCCGACCTTCCTGGTAGAGAACCTGATCGTTGCCGCCGGGATGAGAAACCAGGAGCAGCATCTGCGCAAATTAGAGCAGTTGAACCAGCTGCGCAAAAAATACGATCATGAACTGCCGCGATAA
- the nrdG gene encoding anaerobic ribonucleoside-triphosphate reductase activating protein, which translates to MNICGYYPESINEGEGLRAALFISGCRHYCKGCFSPATWNFLYGEPFTPEREQEIIRDIAGNPLLSGVSILGGDPFFSAAEVSAFLDRLREAAGAISAWIYSGYTFEELTRDAKSPEYGLLSRCQVLVDGRYVDELRDPSLLYRGSSNQRLIDIPASLSQRGIVEWRPTFSF; encoded by the coding sequence ATGAATATTTGCGGCTATTACCCGGAATCTATTAATGAAGGCGAAGGACTGCGGGCAGCGCTCTTTATAAGCGGCTGTCGCCATTATTGCAAAGGCTGCTTCAGTCCGGCCACCTGGAATTTCCTTTACGGCGAACCGTTTACTCCCGAACGGGAACAGGAAATCATTCGGGACATCGCCGGCAACCCGCTGCTTAGCGGAGTGTCGATTCTTGGCGGAGACCCTTTTTTCTCGGCAGCTGAGGTCAGCGCATTTCTCGATCGTCTGCGCGAGGCGGCAGGCGCTATATCCGCCTGGATTTACAGCGGTTATACATTTGAGGAATTAACCAGAGACGCAAAGTCCCCGGAATACGGACTTCTAAGCCGCTGCCAAGTGTTAGTAGACGGACGCTACGTTGATGAGCTGCGGGACCCCTCCCTGCTCTATCGCGGCAGCTCCAATCAGAGGCTGATTGACATTCCGGCAAGCCTGTCCCAGCGCGGCATTGTCGAATGGCGTCCAACTTTCTCTTTCTAG